The proteins below come from a single Nitrosarchaeum sp. genomic window:
- a CDS encoding zinc-ribbon domain-containing protein codes for MSAELRLKKLRGSGGYVMASVNDQQQMKGNLGGPDLFLAPIGRLDSQKITKHFCNTCEKEFEGPPKIEFENPNEEVAENLILAEKGQYICNSCKAVIAEYREFKKQNETVEVGSAKPLESSSQTVAPKISEPIQPQAKTEAIAQSSTQPSSSTTVSSIEGLAVYDENAKKIGHAKQVGIDSNQSVVLLIIKNDGTEGSIPWNNIRKVGEVILLGNPAAAPQDPQPGKCAKCGFSNKDGSKFCEECGSKLQ; via the coding sequence ATGAGCGCCGAACTTAGACTTAAAAAATTAAGAGGATCTGGGGGTTACGTCATGGCGTCTGTAAATGACCAACAACAAATGAAAGGCAACTTGGGAGGTCCAGATCTATTTTTAGCACCTATTGGTAGATTAGATAGTCAAAAAATTACTAAACATTTTTGCAATACATGTGAAAAAGAATTTGAGGGTCCTCCAAAAATTGAATTTGAAAATCCAAATGAAGAGGTTGCAGAAAATTTAATTCTTGCAGAAAAAGGCCAATACATTTGTAATTCTTGTAAAGCAGTAATAGCAGAATACAGAGAATTTAAAAAACAAAATGAAACAGTAGAGGTAGGAAGTGCAAAACCATTAGAGTCTTCTAGTCAAACTGTTGCACCAAAAATTTCAGAACCAATACAACCTCAAGCAAAAACAGAAGCTATTGCACAGTCATCCACACAACCAAGTTCATCTACTACAGTTAGCTCAATAGAAGGATTAGCAGTGTATGATGAAAATGCTAAAAAAATTGGCCATGCAAAACAAGTTGGAATTGATTCTAATCAGTCAGTAGTATTGTTAATTATAAAAAATGATGGAACTGAGGGAAGTATCCCATGGAACAATATAAGAAAAGTAGGAGAGGTAATTCTTTTAGGAAATCCAGCTGCAGCGCCTCAAGATCCACAACCAGGAAAATGTGCAAAATGTGGATTTTCAAACAAAGACGGTTCCAAATTCTGTGAAGAATGTGGCAGTAAGCTACAATAA
- the trxA gene encoding thioredoxin has translation MGITEVSDAKSWEINVINSDIPVFVDFWAQWCGPCRMVSPVVEELANDYQGKVKFVKVNVDEANELASKYNVFSIPTLILLNKGEIVSQQVGAASKESYKNMIDRALQA, from the coding sequence ATGGGAATAACAGAAGTTTCAGATGCAAAGTCTTGGGAAATCAATGTGATTAACTCTGATATACCAGTGTTTGTTGACTTTTGGGCTCAATGGTGTGGCCCATGTAGAATGGTCAGTCCAGTAGTTGAAGAATTGGCAAATGATTATCAAGGTAAAGTAAAATTTGTCAAAGTCAACGTTGATGAGGCTAATGAATTAGCATCCAAATACAATGTCTTTAGCATTCCGACCTTAATTCTCCTTAACAAAGGTGAAATAGTTAGTCAGCAAGTTGGTGCTGCATCAAAAGAATCATACAAAAATATGATTGATAGAGCATTACAAGCATAA
- a CDS encoding 50S ribosomal protein L37e has protein sequence MTRGTTSMGGFTKKKVHIRCRRCGNNAFHKRHHQCASCGFPEAKRRKYSWIKWYT, from the coding sequence ATGACACGCGGCACAACTTCTATGGGTGGTTTTACAAAGAAAAAAGTACACATTAGATGTAGAAGATGTGGCAATAATGCATTTCATAAGAGACATCACCAATGTGCAAGTTGTGGATTTCCAGAGGCTAAACGCAGAAAGTATTCCTGGATTAAATGGTATACGTAG
- a CDS encoding amidohydrolase family protein — protein MTYDTVITNSHIILPQGMLDKNIIIDEGKIVGFTNDIPACDNKINGNGLISIPGPIDTHVHYGVYSPIDQAAKTESHAAAIGGITTMMRMLRLGNSFKNSLQDQLEAASKNHYVDYTIHASVFTPQQIREMPYCVEKGITSFKIYMNLGGDVGHVYMDMAPYSTKLSEATVNVSNEIVEEIVKNAALLGCPVLVHAEDYESCACGIKTAREKNRDGLPAWSESRSPDFEAKAIKTVSKFGRDYDCAIYFVHIGSQKALEQIREERKLGTKIFVETCPHYLTLSYENQQGYLAKVMPPIRTAQDNVAVWDALSHNLIDTIGTDHVANQLKLKLGGADIWGALAGFPGIGTVIPILLSEGVNKNRISLEQFVKCTSTNAAKIFGMYPKKGTLDKGADADITMINLKKENKVSSELFGGFSDYIVYEGMLLKGWPVKTMVRGQLVAEDFQVVGKLGHGKFVQRYIS, from the coding sequence ATGACGTATGATACCGTGATCACAAATTCACACATAATTTTACCTCAAGGAATGCTTGATAAAAACATCATAATTGACGAAGGAAAAATTGTTGGTTTCACAAACGATATTCCTGCATGTGATAATAAAATAAATGGAAATGGTCTAATCTCAATACCTGGACCTATAGACACCCATGTTCATTATGGAGTATATTCTCCAATTGATCAGGCAGCAAAAACAGAGTCGCATGCAGCAGCTATTGGTGGAATTACTACAATGATGAGAATGTTACGACTTGGAAATTCATTTAAAAATTCATTACAAGATCAACTAGAAGCCGCATCAAAAAATCATTATGTTGACTATACAATTCATGCATCTGTTTTTACTCCCCAACAAATCAGGGAAATGCCCTACTGTGTTGAAAAAGGAATCACCTCGTTTAAAATTTACATGAACCTTGGTGGAGATGTAGGTCATGTGTATATGGATATGGCACCTTATTCAACTAAATTATCTGAAGCTACAGTAAATGTATCTAATGAAATAGTAGAAGAAATTGTAAAAAATGCAGCATTGCTTGGTTGTCCTGTCTTAGTTCATGCAGAAGATTATGAATCATGTGCATGTGGAATAAAGACAGCTAGAGAAAAAAATCGCGATGGACTTCCTGCATGGTCTGAAAGTCGTTCTCCAGACTTTGAAGCAAAGGCAATAAAAACAGTTTCAAAATTCGGAAGAGACTACGATTGTGCTATCTATTTTGTTCATATAGGTTCTCAAAAAGCATTAGAGCAAATTAGAGAAGAACGAAAACTTGGAACTAAAATTTTTGTTGAAACCTGTCCACACTATCTTACACTATCTTATGAAAATCAACAAGGTTATCTTGCTAAAGTGATGCCTCCAATTAGAACTGCTCAAGACAATGTTGCGGTCTGGGATGCATTATCTCATAATCTAATTGACACTATTGGAACAGATCATGTTGCAAATCAGCTCAAACTAAAACTTGGTGGAGCAGATATTTGGGGGGCTCTAGCTGGATTTCCAGGAATAGGAACTGTAATTCCAATTTTATTAAGTGAGGGTGTAAATAAAAATAGAATCTCGCTTGAACAATTTGTAAAATGTACTAGTACTAACGCTGCAAAAATATTTGGAATGTATCCAAAAAAAGGAACGCTGGACAAGGGTGCTGATGCTGATATTACAATGATAAATCTCAAAAAAGAAAATAAGGTTTCATCTGAACTATTTGGTGGCTTTTCTGATTATATTGTATATGAAGGAATGTTGCTGAAAGGATGGCCTGTTAAAACTATGGTGCGAGGTCAACTAGTGGCTGAAGATTTTCAGGTTGTTGGAAAATTAGGCCATGGAAAATTTGTTCAACGCTATATTTCCTAA
- a CDS encoding creatininase family protein: MVEIKSQFDPELRKNIKKKKQIAIIPVGSIEQHGPHLPISTDSDIVTEIAKKLSKKMDCFLLPTLTYGVSFEHSPFFNISIKETTLRTIMVDLCNSLLANNIKTVFIINGHHGNQKPLKNIDKKFRKVSKNKLRVFSLSYWHFMQKEFDHAGFVETSLMLAISKNTKMKLAKKGLVTDGMKQQQIKKLGQLASKSFPKVTKNGIWGDPTNATKRDGLLILDEIMRNLEKKCQTCLTEHSSKLHQ; the protein is encoded by the coding sequence ATGGTAGAAATTAAATCCCAATTTGATCCCGAACTAAGGAAAAACATTAAAAAGAAAAAACAGATTGCAATTATTCCCGTAGGCTCAATAGAACAACATGGTCCACATCTACCAATTTCTACTGATTCTGATATTGTTACAGAAATAGCAAAAAAGTTATCAAAAAAGATGGATTGTTTTCTTTTACCTACATTAACATATGGAGTATCGTTTGAACATTCACCATTTTTTAACATTAGTATCAAAGAAACAACACTTCGTACTATCATGGTTGATTTGTGTAATTCACTTCTTGCAAATAACATTAAAACAGTCTTTATCATTAATGGACATCATGGAAATCAAAAACCATTAAAAAACATCGATAAAAAATTCAGAAAAGTATCAAAAAACAAACTCAGAGTTTTTTCACTTTCATATTGGCATTTTATGCAAAAAGAATTTGATCATGCCGGATTTGTTGAGACCTCACTTATGCTTGCAATTTCAAAAAATACCAAAATGAAATTGGCCAAAAAAGGACTTGTAACAGATGGAATGAAACAACAACAAATCAAAAAGTTAGGACAATTAGCATCAAAATCATTTCCAAAAGTTACAAAAAACGGAATTTGGGGAGATCCAACAAATGCAACAAAGAGAGACGGATTGTTGATTTTAGATGAAATCATGAGAAATCTTGAAAAAAAGTGTCAAACTTGCCTTACTGAGCATAGTTCAAAGTTACACCAATGA
- a CDS encoding zinc-ribbon domain-containing protein has protein sequence MSFGEVDTLNMLFDKLQSLFDESQGYYESFLDTNNMYKKGLLSDKEFFQKLGDYVVAYSALEFLAIKVIFELKKSRGAGTGNTQSPGLMPGMGQPGMMSGMGMPRSGTAQNPVGGPPGIVSAKEAFGDVGTLPSPDPSLMPRRTVESSGNGCKSCGASLRPNAKFCTKCGTKA, from the coding sequence ATGTCATTTGGCGAAGTAGATACTCTGAACATGCTTTTTGATAAATTACAAAGCTTGTTTGATGAATCTCAAGGTTACTATGAATCATTTCTTGACACAAATAATATGTACAAAAAAGGTCTACTAAGCGACAAAGAATTTTTTCAAAAATTAGGTGATTATGTTGTAGCTTATTCTGCACTAGAATTTTTAGCAATCAAAGTAATTTTTGAGCTAAAAAAATCTCGTGGAGCAGGCACAGGTAACACTCAATCACCTGGATTGATGCCAGGAATGGGACAACCTGGAATGATGAGTGGAATGGGTATGCCAAGATCAGGTACTGCTCAAAATCCTGTCGGTGGACCTCCTGGAATTGTATCTGCAAAAGAGGCATTTGGTGATGTTGGAACTTTACCATCTCCAGATCCATCATTAATGCCAAGAAGAACTGTTGAATCTAGTGGAAATGGATGCAAGTCATGTGGTGCATCATTAAGACCAAACGCAAAGTTTTGCACAAAATGTGGAACTAAGGCCTAA
- a CDS encoding zinc ribbon domain-containing protein: MKVFDGKKAAQEYMSKHTLAFSTPELTLMRFAFWLGDTVPDPENKENSLPRMLTFMVEQDFAPILIDDDKYEPSGAVKSSNVYGNAFSQTTKDGKFCSECGTTLSNTAKFCPECGTTQD, translated from the coding sequence ATGAAGGTTTTTGACGGAAAGAAAGCAGCACAAGAATACATGTCAAAGCACACTCTTGCATTTTCCACTCCAGAATTAACTCTCATGAGATTTGCATTTTGGTTAGGAGATACGGTTCCAGATCCAGAAAATAAAGAAAATTCACTTCCTAGAATGCTAACATTTATGGTAGAACAAGACTTTGCACCAATCTTAATTGATGATGACAAATACGAACCATCTGGTGCTGTTAAAAGCTCAAACGTTTATGGAAATGCATTCTCACAAACCACCAAAGATGGAAAATTCTGTTCTGAATGCGGTACAACACTATCAAATACAGCAAAATTCTGCCCCGAATGTGGTACAACACAAGATTAA
- a CDS encoding LSm family protein: MSVDMAVKVLDESINQIVLIKLKGGKTIRGNLLGFDQHMNLLLDSSEEIPTEGNSKSLGTIVVRGDNVVMISPPPAAN; the protein is encoded by the coding sequence ATGTCCGTTGATATGGCAGTAAAAGTATTGGATGAGAGTATCAATCAAATTGTATTGATAAAGCTCAAAGGCGGCAAAACCATTAGAGGTAATCTACTAGGTTTTGATCAGCACATGAACCTGCTACTTGACTCATCAGAGGAAATTCCTACTGAGGGCAATTCAAAAAGCCTAGGCACCATTGTTGTAAGAGGAGACAATGTTGTGATGATATCTCCTCCACCAGCAGCAAATTAG
- the rpiA gene encoding ribose-5-phosphate isomerase RpiA, with protein sequence MSYDGAIEALSTDALKFVKDGYVIGLGSGRAATAFVKSLSSFIKIKNYNIKGVPTSLQIKLIAEKGGIPLVGADQVDHIDVVFDGADQIDSQKFVIKGGGGALLRENILFNLAKKVVVMADKSKFVKNFTRTVPVEIHPQARNLVINKIKGLGGKAELRLIDKGYPFFTENGNVILDCDFGVIKNPKILSQKIKQISGVVESGIFIRKPDVIYRAKTDGKFDII encoded by the coding sequence TTGTCCTATGATGGTGCCATTGAGGCATTATCAACGGATGCATTAAAATTTGTAAAAGACGGTTATGTAATTGGATTAGGTAGTGGCAGAGCAGCTACTGCATTTGTTAAATCTCTTTCATCATTTATAAAAATAAAAAATTACAACATCAAAGGAGTACCAACATCATTACAAATTAAATTGATTGCTGAAAAAGGAGGAATTCCATTGGTTGGAGCTGATCAAGTTGATCACATAGATGTTGTCTTTGATGGTGCTGATCAGATTGATTCGCAGAAATTTGTCATCAAAGGCGGTGGCGGAGCTTTATTACGAGAAAATATCTTGTTTAATCTTGCAAAAAAAGTAGTAGTTATGGCAGATAAATCAAAATTTGTTAAAAACTTTACAAGAACAGTTCCTGTTGAAATTCACCCTCAAGCAAGAAATCTAGTCATTAATAAGATCAAAGGATTAGGAGGAAAAGCTGAACTTCGTTTAATTGATAAAGGATATCCATTCTTTACAGAAAATGGAAATGTCATTCTTGATTGTGATTTTGGAGTAATAAAAAATCCAAAAATTTTATCTCAAAAAATAAAACAAATATCAGGAGTGGTAGAATCGGGAATATTTATCAGAAAACCAGATGTCATTTACAGAGCCAAAACAGACGGCAAATTCGATATAATTTAG
- a CDS encoding signal peptidase I has translation MLNKKLMSKGILKDILIVAIGVLVIWIGLQVVFGTQNPFYVVASGSMIPVLEVYDVLIVQGHVPFEEIEVGDIIVFNRPSGHDRVIVHRVASIIDDEPKTIRTKGDANPASIPGTDFPITEEEYIGKVAYVIPQVGYVTQLLKPPINYVIIVIVIGIMVVKQMTKKKNEKEISLQDPFKKSDTNTESTADIPELDKLEKDKAYSNQDNDNSTEKQDSEKDQK, from the coding sequence ATGTTGAACAAAAAATTAATGTCAAAAGGAATACTCAAAGACATCTTAATTGTAGCTATAGGAGTACTTGTGATCTGGATTGGTCTACAAGTTGTGTTTGGAACACAAAATCCATTTTATGTAGTTGCGAGTGGAAGTATGATTCCTGTTTTAGAAGTGTATGATGTTTTGATTGTTCAAGGACATGTGCCGTTTGAAGAAATTGAAGTTGGAGATATTATTGTCTTCAATCGCCCCTCAGGACATGATAGAGTAATTGTTCATAGAGTTGCATCTATTATTGACGATGAGCCAAAAACTATCAGAACAAAAGGAGACGCAAACCCTGCATCAATTCCAGGAACAGACTTTCCAATTACTGAAGAAGAATATATCGGTAAAGTAGCATATGTGATTCCACAGGTAGGTTATGTCACTCAACTACTAAAACCTCCGATTAATTATGTAATTATTGTAATTGTAATAGGAATTATGGTCGTAAAGCAAATGACTAAAAAGAAAAATGAAAAAGAGATTAGTTTGCAAGATCCATTTAAGAAAAGCGATACAAACACGGAATCAACTGCAGATATTCCTGAATTAGACAAGCTTGAAAAAGATAAAGCGTATTCAAATCAAGACAATGATAATTCTACTGAAAAGCAAGATTCAGAGAAAGACCAAAAGTAA